TCTGGAAGTGATGGTGGTACAGGTGCTGCACCATTAACATCCATCAAACACACAGGTAACCCTTGGGAGCTTGGTCTTTCTGAAGCACATAATGCACTCAAAGCAAACCACTTAAGAGAGTTTGTCCATGTACAAACAGATGGTGGTTTAAAAACAGGTCTGGATGTGGTTAAAGCAGCGCTTCTTGGAGCAGAGTCGTATGCTTTTGGTACAGCGGCATTGACATTATTGGGATGTAAAATTTTAAGAATTTGTCATACAAACAAATGTTCTGTTGGTGTTGCTACGCAAGATGAGTTTTTACGAGAGCACTTTAACGGTACCGTTGAACGATTGATTTCATACTTTGATTTTATTGCAAACGATGTACGACATATCTTGGCGCAACTGGGATACAAAACAATCGAAGAGATTGTAGGTCGAAGTGATTTATTAAAAGTTATTAATGATGAGTTTGCACAAAAATTTGATTTCTCAAATGTATTACGACGTGTGGATGGTATTGATACCTGTCAAAAAGAGTCAAATCTGCCTTTTGATGACAACAAGTTTGAAAAAGAGTTGCTTAAAAAAGTACACCGAACAATTGAAAAACCAAACAGTACGATTAAATTAACTGAAACCATCAGTAACATCAACAGAAGTTTTGGTACGCTAATCTCAGGTGAAATTGCGAAGTATTATGGAGATTGTGGTCTTCCTGATAACTCTATTACCATCAACCTTACAGGTATTGCAGGTCAATCGTTCGGAGCATTGTTATCTAAAGGGATGAACCTTTACTTAAATGGATCTGGGAATGATTACGTGGGTAAAGGGATGAATGGTGGTAAAATCATTATTAACCCAATGCACCAAGGTGAAAAATTTGGTGGTGCAGGTAATACGTGTCTGTATGGAGCTACGGGTGGTAAACTTTATGTTCGAGCAGCTGTGGGTGAACGATTTGCCGTACGTAACTCTGGAGCAACGGCCGTTGTTGAAGGTACAGGAGATAACGCGTGTGAGTATATGACAGGTGGTATCGTTGCTATTTTAGGTCGAACGGGTGTAAACTTTGGTGCAGGTATGACAGGTGGTTTATCTTTTGTTTATGACGAAGATAAAATGTTTGTTGATAAAATGAACCAAGAGTTAATCGAAGCCGTACGAATTGATACCGATGATACAGAGAGAGAAAGATTGTTCTTAAAACGATTATTAATAGATTATGTCAATGAAACTCAAAGTGAAAGAGCAATTGAAATTTTAGAGAATTTCCGATCGGAAATCAGAAACTTCTGGCTGGTAAAACCTAAAAATATGACGGTGTTACCATTGAATCCGGAAGAAGGAGATTAATATGTTAAACTTTACAAATATTGATAGAGCCACTCCAAATAAACGAAACGTTTTAGAGAGAATTAAAGATTATGACGAAGTATATGAAGTATTTGGTCGAAACAAGAGTAAAGAGCAAGCAGACCGATGTATGCAGTGTGGAGACCCATACTGCCACTCAAAGTGTCCATTGCATAACTTTATCCCTGCTTGGTTAAAACAACGAGCAGAAGACAATTTAGAGTTGGCATTTGCTTTGTCAAATGAACCATCTCCATTCCCAGAAATTTTAGGAAAAATTTGTCCTCATGACGTATTGTGTGAAGGTGCATGTTCACTTAACACAGGTCATGGTGCGGTTGCCATTGGTGCAGTAGAAGCACACATCAATGAAAAAGCATTTGCAGCAGGTATGACACCGAAGTTTCCAGGAGTTACAAGCGATAAAAAAGTGGCGGTGATAGGTTCAGGACCTTCTGGGATTTCAGCGGCGACTTTTCTTTTAAGAAAAGGAATCAAAGTTGAACTGTTTGAACGAGCTGACAGAGCGGGTGGACTGTTAACATATGGTATTCCTGGATTTAAACTGGACAAAAATGCGGTTGACAGAAGAATCAAGTGGTTACAAGAGGCAGGAATGACACTTCACTTAAATTGTGAAATTGGAAAAGATAAAACATTTAAAGAGTTAGAATCAGAGTTCGATGCGATTTATTTAGGAATAGGTGCTACAAAAAGTAACTATGCAAAAATCGAGGGTGAAGATGCCAAAGACGTTCACTTAGCAATTGACTTTTTAACGGGAATTCAAAAACGAAACTTTGGCGCTAAACCTAAAAATTTTGTGGATGTAAAAGATAAAAACGTTTTAGTTATTGGTGGTGGAGATACTGCTATGGACTGTGTACGAAGCTCTGTAAGAGAGGGCGCAGCAAGCGTTAAATGTCTTTATCGACGAGATGAGTCAAACATGCCAGGAAGTAAAAAAGAGGTAGTGAACTCAAAAGAAGAGGGTGTTGAATTTATGTTTAATGTCAGCCCTAAAGCCATTAAAGTTGAAAAAGGCCAAGTCGTTGGTGTAGAACTTTTACGAACAGCCATGAGTGAACCCGATGAATCTGGACGACAAAGAGTTGAAGTCATTAAAGACAGCGATTTTATTGAAGATGCTGATGTGGTTATCTTAGCTTTAGGATTCTCTCCTGAAGTACCTGCATTTTTAGCTGAAGCAAAGGTTGAAACCAATGCTTGGGGTGGAATTGTAACTAATAACTTTAAGACATCAAACCCAAAAATTTATGCGGGTGGTGATTGTCAACGAGGTGCACACTTAGCTGTAA
This genomic window from Candidatus Marinarcus aquaticus contains:
- a CDS encoding glutamate synthase subunit beta, producing the protein MLNFTNIDRATPNKRNVLERIKDYDEVYEVFGRNKSKEQADRCMQCGDPYCHSKCPLHNFIPAWLKQRAEDNLELAFALSNEPSPFPEILGKICPHDVLCEGACSLNTGHGAVAIGAVEAHINEKAFAAGMTPKFPGVTSDKKVAVIGSGPSGISAATFLLRKGIKVELFERADRAGGLLTYGIPGFKLDKNAVDRRIKWLQEAGMTLHLNCEIGKDKTFKELESEFDAIYLGIGATKSNYAKIEGEDAKDVHLAIDFLTGIQKRNFGAKPKNFVDVKDKNVLVIGGGDTAMDCVRSSVREGAASVKCLYRRDESNMPGSKKEVVNSKEEGVEFMFNVSPKAIKVEKGQVVGVELLRTAMSEPDESGRQRVEVIKDSDFIEDADVVILALGFSPEVPAFLAEAKVETNAWGGIVTNNFKTSNPKIYAGGDCQRGAHLAVTAAADGRDAAAEIVKQLS